One segment of Stappia sp. 28M-7 DNA contains the following:
- the argF gene encoding ornithine carbamoyltransferase, which yields MTIQPRHFLDLTDVDASELRFILDGSRRIKQARGPVRVSGGGPLAGRVLAMVFEQPSTRTRISFDVGMRELGGETLMLTGAEMQLGRGETIADTARVLSRYVDAIMIRILDHDALTELAEYATVPVINGLTKRTHPCQIMADVLTFEEHKGSIAGRSVAWTGDSNNVLASWVHAAAKLDFALNIATPSQLAPPAELIAAARKAGAEIRITDDPFEAVKGVDCVVTDCWVSMGDDDGDRHNLLSPYQVNDRLMAEADREAIFMHCLPAHRGEEVTSEVMDGPQSVVFDEAENRLHAQKGILAWCFGALQDA from the coding sequence ATGACCATCCAGCCGCGCCATTTCCTCGACCTGACCGACGTCGATGCCAGCGAGCTGCGCTTCATCCTGGACGGCAGCCGCCGCATCAAGCAGGCGCGCGGCCCCGTCCGCGTGTCGGGCGGCGGCCCGCTCGCCGGCCGCGTTCTGGCCATGGTGTTCGAGCAGCCCTCGACCCGTACCCGCATCTCCTTCGACGTGGGCATGCGCGAGCTCGGCGGCGAGACCTTGATGCTGACCGGTGCCGAGATGCAGCTCGGCCGCGGCGAGACCATCGCCGATACGGCCCGCGTCCTGTCGCGCTATGTCGACGCGATCATGATCCGCATCCTCGATCACGATGCACTGACGGAGCTGGCCGAGTACGCCACCGTGCCGGTCATCAACGGCCTGACCAAGCGCACCCACCCGTGCCAGATCATGGCCGACGTGCTGACCTTCGAGGAGCACAAGGGCAGCATCGCCGGGCGCAGCGTCGCCTGGACCGGCGACAGCAACAACGTGCTGGCGTCCTGGGTGCATGCTGCGGCCAAGCTCGACTTCGCGCTCAACATCGCCACCCCCTCGCAGCTGGCGCCGCCGGCCGAGCTCATCGCCGCCGCCCGCAAGGCCGGTGCCGAGATCCGCATCACCGACGATCCGTTCGAGGCCGTTAAGGGCGTCGACTGCGTCGTCACCGACTGCTGGGTCTCTATGGGCGACGATGATGGCGATCGCCACAACCTGCTGAGCCCGTATCAGGTCAACGACCGCCTGATGGCGGAAGCCGACCGCGAAGCCATCTTCATGCATTGCCTGCCCGCCCATCGCGGCGAGGAGGTGACCTCGGAGGTGATGGACGGACCGCAGTCCGTCGTCTTCGACGAGGCGGAAAACCGGCTCCATGCACAAAAGGGCATCCTTGCCTGGTGCTTCGGAGCCCTGCAGGACGCATAG
- a CDS encoding Hsp33 family molecular chaperone — translation MSVQDELERLGVTPAGRDAVLPFAVEPLDVRGRAVMLGPVLDRILERHAYPAPVSRLLGEAATLVALLGTSLKFDGRFTLQTTTDGPVSMLVVDFQTPDGLRACAQFDAEAVAAAEAAGRTDTPSLLGNGHLAMTVDQGAAMNRYQGIVALDGITMEEVAHRYFAQSEQIPTVVRLAVGEVLDRRAGETPRHSWLAGGVLAQFLPEAPERMRQADLPPGDAPEGALEHEFEEDDAWREARALVETLRDDELGDPDMTAERLLFRLFHERGVRIFSPQPLADRCRCSDERIRGMLKGFTTEERDDMTVEGRIEVTCRFCNTRYDYSPDEF, via the coding sequence ATGAGCGTTCAGGACGAACTGGAGCGGCTGGGCGTCACCCCGGCCGGTCGCGATGCCGTGCTTCCCTTCGCAGTGGAGCCTCTGGACGTGCGCGGCCGCGCCGTGATGCTCGGCCCGGTTCTCGACCGCATTCTCGAGCGCCACGCCTATCCGGCGCCGGTCTCGCGCCTTCTGGGTGAGGCGGCCACGCTGGTGGCGCTGCTCGGCACTTCGCTGAAGTTCGACGGACGCTTCACCCTGCAGACGACGACCGACGGCCCGGTTTCCATGCTGGTCGTCGATTTCCAGACGCCGGACGGTTTGCGCGCCTGCGCCCAGTTCGATGCCGAGGCGGTTGCGGCGGCCGAGGCGGCCGGGCGCACCGACACCCCCTCGCTGCTCGGCAACGGTCACCTGGCCATGACGGTCGACCAGGGCGCGGCGATGAACCGCTACCAGGGTATCGTCGCGCTGGACGGCATCACGATGGAAGAGGTGGCGCATCGCTACTTCGCCCAGTCCGAGCAGATCCCGACCGTGGTTCGCCTTGCTGTCGGCGAGGTGCTGGATCGCCGCGCCGGGGAAACTCCGCGCCATTCCTGGCTTGCCGGCGGTGTGCTCGCCCAGTTCCTGCCCGAGGCGCCGGAGCGCATGCGCCAGGCCGACCTGCCGCCGGGCGATGCGCCGGAAGGCGCGCTGGAGCACGAGTTCGAGGAAGACGACGCCTGGCGCGAGGCCCGCGCCCTGGTCGAGACCCTGCGCGACGACGAACTCGGCGACCCGGACATGACGGCCGAGCGGCTGCTGTTCCGCCTGTTCCACGAGCGCGGCGTGCGCATCTTCTCGCCCCAGCCGCTTGCCGACCGCTGCCGCTGCTCGGACGAGCGCATCCGGGGCATGCTGAAGGGCTTCACCACCGAAGAGCGCGACGACATGACCGTCGAGGGCCGCATCGAGGTGACCTGCCGCTTCTGCAACACCCGCTACGACTACAGCCCCGACGAGTTCTGA
- a CDS encoding efflux RND transporter periplasmic adaptor subunit — translation MEKSVMLKSVDDDNRTPKGEVAFERPHTRQRSAGRAGVMAIKLFLQAAIALAVLLAAYVGMNRLILAKDPVPVRPARETAFIVETTQLEVRDHAPMLSLYGEVTAARTAELRTLVAGEIVRVNPSLETGSIISSGEELLAVDPFQYEGAVTEARANLVEARAALVEARGRVSTEEGNVERAREQLEFAQRDLERAEQLLGSGSVTERTVDERRLLVSQRGQALEQRRYALDVEKARVDQQQAAIDRLQWRLSQAERNLADTVLKAPFDAVVRSENAAIGRLVGVNDVVATLYERDALEVRFTLSDNQYGRILSDSGTVVGRPVEVLWYIGGQPVTYAGEIRRVGAEVALARGGIDVYASVTVAEGQPALRPGAFVELRLADRTYPDSARIPEGAIYGTDHVFVVDEENRTRRRDVEVLAFDGTHVIVSGDLATGDRLVSTRLDKAGEGLLVSEPRNRGANTGG, via the coding sequence GTGGAAAAGAGTGTCATGCTGAAATCGGTGGACGACGACAACCGCACCCCGAAAGGGGAGGTCGCGTTCGAGCGCCCGCACACGCGGCAGCGCTCTGCCGGTCGTGCGGGCGTCATGGCGATCAAGCTCTTTCTGCAGGCCGCGATCGCTCTCGCCGTGCTGCTCGCCGCCTATGTCGGCATGAACCGCCTGATCCTTGCCAAGGATCCGGTACCGGTGCGCCCGGCGCGCGAGACCGCCTTCATCGTCGAGACGACGCAGTTGGAGGTGCGCGACCACGCGCCGATGCTCTCGCTCTACGGCGAGGTGACGGCCGCGCGCACCGCCGAGCTGCGTACGCTGGTGGCCGGCGAGATCGTCCGGGTCAATCCCTCCCTGGAGACCGGCTCCATCATTTCTTCCGGCGAGGAACTCCTCGCCGTCGATCCTTTCCAGTACGAGGGCGCCGTCACCGAGGCGCGCGCCAATCTCGTCGAGGCCCGTGCCGCCCTTGTCGAGGCCAGGGGCCGGGTGTCCACCGAGGAAGGCAATGTCGAGCGCGCCCGCGAGCAGCTCGAATTCGCCCAGCGCGATCTGGAGCGGGCCGAGCAGCTGCTCGGCAGCGGCTCGGTGACCGAGCGCACCGTCGACGAACGCCGCCTGCTGGTCTCCCAGCGCGGCCAGGCCCTGGAGCAGCGCCGTTATGCCCTCGATGTCGAAAAGGCGCGCGTCGACCAGCAGCAGGCGGCCATCGACCGGCTGCAGTGGCGTCTGTCGCAGGCCGAGCGGAATCTTGCCGACACCGTGCTGAAGGCGCCCTTCGATGCGGTGGTGCGCTCGGAAAATGCAGCCATCGGCCGCCTTGTCGGCGTCAACGACGTGGTGGCGACCCTCTATGAGCGCGATGCGCTGGAGGTCCGTTTCACCCTTTCCGACAATCAGTACGGCCGCATCCTGTCCGACAGCGGCACCGTCGTCGGCCGTCCGGTCGAGGTGCTTTGGTATATCGGCGGCCAGCCGGTCACCTATGCCGGCGAGATCCGCCGGGTCGGCGCCGAGGTGGCGCTGGCGCGCGGCGGCATCGACGTCTATGCCAGCGTGACCGTCGCCGAAGGCCAGCCGGCCCTGCGCCCCGGCGCCTTCGTCGAGCTGCGCCTTGCCGATCGCACCTACCCGGACTCGGCCCGCATTCCCGAAGGCGCGATCTACGGCACGGACCATGTCTTCGTGGTCGACGAGGAAAACCGCACGCGCCGCCGCGACGTCGAGGTTCTCGCCTTCGACGGGACCCATGTCATCGTCTCCGGAGATCTGGCCACCGGCGACCGCCTGGTCTCGACCCGGCTGGACAAGGCGGGCGAGGGCCTTCTCGTCTCCGAGCCGCGCAATCGCGGCGCCAATACTGGCGGCTGA
- a CDS encoding efflux RND transporter permease subunit: MRDTGFVPRGVIGHFLRHRNAANLVMVLMILFGAFGLARLNAEFFPQIVIDRISVSVSWPGASAEDVEKNILQAIEPELRFIDNVDEMVSYSREGAASISLEFLEGADMQKALSDVEQAVAGITTLPDDAERPRISLANWFDRVARVALRGPFSEDALKAFARQIRDGLIDRGIDKVSFNGFRDTEYVVKVPERELRRLDLTLADISERVAANTRDLPSGDLQGGVERQVRAVADTTSPEAISRIVVKSFPTGEKIELRDISDVSRSYDPDQTIGYSDGMRAVELTVERSARADQLKVNAILDRYLAEIAPQLPASLELVKYEVRAEALTDRIMILVENGISGLFVVVIVLFAFLNGRIALWVAAGIPVAMMATLGFMWMSGQTINMFSLFALIMTLGIIVDDAIVVGEHTATRIAMGDGPYQAAEEGAGRMLWPIVAASTTTIAAFLPITLMGDTIGQLMGVLPLVVVAVITASIIECFFVLPGHLAHSLARPPSWNWWRVVLIAGVPGLFLVGLAGREDITVPVWLDWLAVPARAGRETFGTLPFDVAVIVVFFAIAAAIEFLLLLMRRARTRRTFDERPGWFRRNFDAGFGWFRDVPFRGFVRLAYDWRYVTVAFAIGLLLLTAGLMRGNHVGFRFFPSPEAENIRATVDFVAGISIEDAEKALLRIDGALRQAQESLTAENGETLIVASYATLGQSGNSRGNNVASIDVQLTTSEQRSVRTPEIVQAWRRAIPEIAGTKRVAVFERRGGPPGRDLDVRLMGDDTRVLKEASLELQELLTSYPGVDGVADDLPYGKPELVIELSPRGKALGFTVENAARQIRSALEGSIPRRFARGEEEITIRVMQEVSLGGGALRELSLRAPSGEFVPLTEVVTLNERESFSVIQRRDGRVTVAVSADVDPEATSNIEIVRDLETGKMQELAGKYGIDYRYSGREEERRAAFSDLQLGMVAALSMIYLILAAIFASYFKPLAVMSIIPFGVVGAVAGHYFMAYDLTILSFVGLLGLSGILVNNSIILVDRFEDHIKDGRSVAEAAVISAQDRLRAVLLTSLTTIGGLAPLLFETSLQARFLMPMTITIVFGLATATLLVLVLVPALVGIGEDLRRMVSLRRDPHGNGGGDHGRSGPPAQMPAE, encoded by the coding sequence ATGCGCGACACCGGTTTCGTTCCGCGCGGCGTCATTGGCCATTTCCTGCGCCATCGCAACGCCGCCAATCTGGTCATGGTGCTGATGATCCTGTTCGGCGCCTTCGGCCTTGCCCGGCTGAACGCCGAGTTCTTCCCGCAGATCGTCATCGATCGCATTTCCGTGTCGGTCTCCTGGCCGGGTGCCAGCGCCGAGGACGTGGAGAAGAACATCCTCCAAGCCATCGAGCCGGAGCTGCGCTTCATCGACAATGTCGACGAGATGGTCTCCTACTCGCGTGAGGGCGCGGCCTCGATCAGCCTGGAATTCCTCGAAGGCGCCGACATGCAGAAGGCGCTGTCGGACGTGGAACAGGCTGTTGCCGGCATCACCACGCTTCCCGACGATGCCGAGCGGCCGCGCATCTCGCTCGCCAACTGGTTTGACCGGGTGGCCCGCGTGGCCTTGCGCGGTCCCTTCAGCGAAGACGCACTGAAGGCCTTCGCCCGCCAGATCCGCGATGGCCTGATCGACCGGGGCATCGACAAGGTCTCGTTCAACGGCTTTCGCGACACCGAATACGTGGTGAAGGTGCCCGAGCGCGAGCTGCGCCGACTCGACCTGACGCTTGCCGACATTTCCGAGCGCGTGGCCGCCAACACCCGCGACCTGCCCTCCGGCGACCTGCAGGGCGGCGTCGAGCGGCAGGTGAGGGCGGTGGCCGACACCACCTCGCCGGAGGCGATCAGCCGCATCGTCGTCAAGTCCTTCCCGACCGGCGAGAAGATCGAGCTGCGCGACATCAGCGATGTGTCGCGCTCCTACGACCCGGACCAGACCATCGGCTATTCCGACGGCATGCGCGCCGTCGAACTGACGGTGGAGCGCTCGGCCCGCGCCGACCAGCTCAAGGTCAATGCGATCCTCGACCGCTATCTGGCGGAGATCGCACCGCAGCTGCCGGCCTCGCTGGAGCTGGTCAAGTACGAGGTGCGCGCCGAGGCGCTGACCGACCGGATCATGATCCTGGTGGAGAACGGCATTTCCGGCCTGTTCGTGGTGGTGATCGTGCTCTTCGCCTTCCTCAACGGCCGCATCGCCCTGTGGGTTGCGGCCGGCATTCCGGTCGCGATGATGGCGACGCTCGGGTTCATGTGGATGTCGGGGCAGACCATCAACATGTTCTCGCTCTTCGCGCTGATCATGACGCTCGGCATCATCGTCGACGACGCCATCGTGGTTGGAGAGCACACGGCGACCCGCATCGCCATGGGCGATGGTCCCTATCAGGCGGCGGAAGAAGGTGCCGGGCGCATGCTCTGGCCGATTGTCGCCGCCTCGACTACCACCATCGCCGCCTTCCTGCCGATCACCCTGATGGGCGACACCATCGGCCAGCTGATGGGCGTGCTGCCGCTCGTCGTCGTCGCGGTGATCACCGCCAGCATCATCGAGTGTTTCTTCGTGCTGCCGGGCCACCTCGCGCATTCGCTCGCCCGCCCGCCGTCGTGGAACTGGTGGCGGGTGGTGCTGATCGCCGGCGTGCCGGGCTTGTTCCTCGTCGGTCTTGCCGGACGCGAGGACATCACCGTGCCGGTCTGGCTCGACTGGTTGGCCGTGCCGGCACGCGCGGGCCGCGAGACTTTCGGCACGCTGCCCTTCGATGTCGCCGTGATCGTGGTGTTCTTCGCGATTGCCGCGGCGATCGAGTTCCTGCTGCTGCTGATGCGCCGGGCTCGCACGCGCCGCACCTTCGACGAACGCCCCGGCTGGTTCCGCCGCAACTTCGATGCCGGCTTCGGCTGGTTCCGCGACGTGCCCTTCCGCGGTTTCGTGCGCCTGGCCTATGACTGGCGCTATGTCACGGTGGCCTTTGCCATCGGCCTGCTGCTGCTCACCGCCGGCCTGATGCGGGGCAACCATGTCGGCTTCCGCTTCTTCCCCTCGCCGGAGGCGGAGAACATCCGCGCCACTGTCGATTTCGTCGCCGGCATCTCCATCGAGGACGCCGAAAAGGCCCTGCTGCGCATCGACGGGGCATTGCGCCAGGCTCAGGAGAGCCTGACGGCGGAGAACGGCGAGACGCTGATCGTCGCCTCCTATGCGACCCTCGGCCAGTCCGGCAACAGCCGCGGCAACAATGTCGCCAGCATCGACGTCCAGCTGACCACGTCCGAGCAGCGGAGCGTGCGCACGCCGGAAATCGTTCAGGCCTGGCGCCGTGCCATCCCCGAGATTGCCGGTACCAAGCGTGTTGCCGTGTTCGAACGTCGCGGCGGCCCCCCGGGGCGGGACCTCGACGTCCGCCTGATGGGCGACGACACGCGTGTGCTCAAGGAAGCCTCGCTGGAGCTGCAGGAACTCCTCACCTCCTATCCCGGCGTCGACGGCGTGGCCGACGACCTGCCCTACGGCAAGCCGGAACTGGTGATCGAGCTCAGCCCGCGCGGCAAGGCGCTCGGCTTCACCGTCGAAAATGCCGCCCGCCAGATCCGCTCCGCGCTGGAAGGCTCGATCCCGCGCCGCTTTGCCCGCGGCGAGGAGGAGATCACCATCCGCGTCATGCAGGAGGTGTCGCTGGGCGGCGGGGCCTTGCGCGAGCTCTCCTTGCGCGCGCCGAGCGGCGAGTTCGTGCCGCTGACCGAGGTCGTGACACTGAATGAGCGCGAGAGCTTCTCGGTGATCCAGCGGCGAGACGGCCGGGTTACCGTGGCCGTCTCGGCCGATGTCGACCCGGAGGCCACCTCCAATATCGAGATCGTCCGGGACCTTGAGACCGGCAAGATGCAGGAACTCGCGGGCAAGTACGGCATCGACTACCGCTATTCGGGCCGCGAGGAGGAACGGCGCGCCGCCTTCTCCGACCTGCAGCTCGGCATGGTCGCGGCCCTGTCGATGATCTACCTGATCCTCGCGGCGATCTTCGCCAGCTATTTCAAGCCGCTGGCAGTGATGTCGATCATTCCCTTCGGCGTCGTCGGCGCGGTCGCCGGCCACTATTTCATGGCCTACGACCTGACCATCCTCAGCTTCGTCGGCCTGCTCGGCCTGTCGGGGATCCTGGTCAACAACTCGATCATTCTGGTGGACCGGTTCGAGGACCATATAAAGGATGGCCGCAGCGTTGCGGAGGCCGCGGTCATCTCGGCGCAGGATCGTCTGCGCGCCGTGCTGCTGACCTCGCTGACGACCATCGGCGGTCTTGCGCCGCTGTTGTTCGAGACCAGCCTTCAGGCGCGTTTCCTGATGCCGATGACCATCACCATCGTCTTCGGTCTCGCCACCGCCACGCTTCTCGTGCTGGTGCTGGTGCCGGCCCTGGTCGGTATCGGCGAGGACCTGCGGCGGATGGTCAGCCTGCGCCGCGACCCGCATGGCAATGGCGGCGGCGATCACGGTCGCTCCGGCCCGCCGGCCCAGATGCCGGCGGAATAG
- a CDS encoding alpha/beta family hydrolase, which yields MTELLWTRPEGDTPTVATLLLAHGAGAAMDSGFMNRFAGHAAAAGLAIARFEFAYMAARRAGGPKRPPPKADLLIGEYQTALQDVLKSVEGPVLVGGKSMGGRVAAMLAAGSSLPKRVSGVVCLGYPFHPQGKPDDWRMAPLEGARRPVLIAQGDRDGFGNAAELAEVTLPAHVALVWLEDGNHDLAPRGASPATWDGNLALAAKAAADFARRLV from the coding sequence ATGACCGAGCTACTCTGGACCCGCCCCGAAGGCGACACGCCGACCGTGGCCACGCTGCTGCTTGCCCATGGCGCGGGCGCTGCGATGGATTCCGGCTTCATGAACCGTTTCGCCGGCCATGCGGCGGCGGCAGGCCTTGCCATCGCGCGCTTCGAGTTCGCCTATATGGCCGCGCGGCGCGCCGGCGGACCGAAGCGGCCGCCGCCGAAGGCCGACCTGCTGATCGGCGAGTACCAGACCGCGCTGCAGGATGTGCTGAAAAGCGTCGAGGGGCCGGTTCTGGTCGGCGGCAAGTCGATGGGCGGGCGCGTTGCCGCCATGCTGGCGGCCGGCAGCTCTCTGCCCAAGCGCGTCTCAGGCGTCGTCTGCCTCGGCTATCCGTTCCACCCGCAAGGCAAGCCGGACGACTGGCGCATGGCGCCTCTGGAAGGCGCGCGCCGGCCCGTGTTGATCGCGCAAGGCGACCGCGACGGCTTCGGCAATGCCGCCGAGCTCGCCGAAGTCACCCTGCCCGCGCATGTCGCGCTGGTCTGGCTGGAGGACGGCAACCACGACCTTGCTCCGCGCGGAGCATCGCCTGCGACCTGGGACGGGAACCTGGCGCTCGCCGCGAAGGCGGCAGCCGACTTCGCAAGGCGGCTGGTCTGA
- a CDS encoding sterol desaturase family protein has protein sequence MSEATVRLLLFLGIFAAMALFELALPRRALIFSRARRWTTNLAIVATDTAVLRIVFPMAAVGVAQWAGDQGLGLFPALGMPLWIAGLLGFVLLDFAVWAEHWASHKIPLLWRIHRMHHADRDIDLTTALRFHPLEIVLSMVWKAAVVVAFGIPVMAVLVFEVVLNGAAMFNHANVRLPLTLDRWLRLLVVTPDMHRVHHSVIRRETDSNYGFNLAIWDRLFGTYVAQPAKGHEGMTIGLDEYQHEGPTGYVWSLGVPFMRMHPQSGMRGEDAGDPQRPASDAAE, from the coding sequence ATGAGCGAGGCAACCGTCAGGCTGCTGCTGTTTCTGGGCATTTTTGCCGCCATGGCGCTGTTCGAGCTGGCCTTGCCGCGCCGTGCGCTGATCTTCTCGCGCGCTCGCCGCTGGACCACCAATCTCGCCATCGTCGCCACCGACACGGCGGTGCTGCGGATCGTCTTTCCCATGGCCGCCGTCGGCGTCGCGCAGTGGGCGGGCGATCAGGGGCTCGGCCTCTTTCCGGCGCTCGGCATGCCGCTGTGGATCGCCGGGCTGCTCGGCTTCGTGCTGCTGGATTTTGCCGTGTGGGCCGAGCACTGGGCCTCGCACAAGATCCCGCTGCTCTGGCGCATCCACCGCATGCACCACGCCGACCGCGACATTGACCTGACCACCGCCCTGCGGTTCCATCCGCTGGAGATCGTGCTGTCGATGGTCTGGAAGGCGGCGGTCGTTGTTGCCTTCGGCATCCCGGTGATGGCGGTCCTCGTCTTTGAGGTGGTGCTGAACGGAGCGGCGATGTTCAACCACGCCAATGTCCGTCTGCCGCTGACGCTGGACCGCTGGCTGCGCCTGCTGGTCGTCACGCCGGACATGCACCGGGTCCACCACTCGGTGATCCGCCGCGAGACGGATTCCAACTACGGCTTCAACCTGGCGATCTGGGACAGGCTGTTCGGCACCTATGTCGCCCAGCCGGCGAAAGGACACGAGGGCATGACCATCGGCCTCGACGAATATCAGCACGAGGGGCCGACCGGTTACGTCTGGTCGCTCGGTGTGCCCTTCATGCGGATGCACCCGCAAAGCGGGATGCGCGGCGAAGACGCCGGCGATCCGCAGCGGCCTGCCTCCGACGCGGCCGAATAG
- a CDS encoding transporter substrate-binding domain-containing protein produces MPDVTVPNFWDPRSSSDQPTVSPETIRFLASDDFPPFSFRDGTGRLTGFNIDLARAICEELDAACSLRIKSFDALVPAMIREEGDAVIAGLAANEANVKTLLFSDPYLGLPARFVALKGKEVDTTPEGLAGRKISVVAGTMHERFLRTYFADAEIVTFDGATEARAALGTEEAVVHFGDGLSLSFWLNGKTSGDCCGFVGEPWIEPGYFDRGMTIAFRKEDALRQEAVNHALQRLQLKGVYSELYLRYFPVSFY; encoded by the coding sequence GTGCCCGATGTCACCGTGCCGAATTTCTGGGACCCGCGCAGCAGCAGCGACCAGCCGACCGTATCGCCCGAGACGATCCGCTTCCTCGCCAGCGACGACTTCCCGCCCTTCTCGTTTCGCGACGGGACCGGCCGCCTGACCGGCTTCAACATCGATCTCGCCCGCGCGATCTGCGAGGAACTGGACGCGGCCTGCTCGCTGCGCATCAAGTCCTTCGACGCGCTGGTGCCGGCCATGATACGCGAGGAAGGCGATGCGGTCATCGCCGGGCTCGCCGCGAACGAAGCCAACGTCAAGACGCTGCTCTTCTCCGATCCCTATCTCGGCCTGCCGGCCCGCTTCGTCGCGCTGAAGGGCAAGGAGGTCGACACCACCCCCGAGGGGTTGGCGGGGCGGAAGATCTCCGTCGTCGCCGGGACGATGCACGAGCGCTTTCTGCGCACCTATTTCGCCGATGCCGAGATCGTGACCTTCGACGGGGCGACGGAAGCGCGCGCAGCGCTCGGCACCGAGGAGGCCGTGGTGCATTTCGGCGACGGGCTGTCCCTGTCCTTCTGGCTCAATGGCAAGACCTCAGGCGACTGCTGCGGCTTTGTCGGCGAGCCATGGATCGAGCCGGGTTATTTCGACCGCGGCATGACCATCGCCTTCCGCAAGGAGGACGCGCTGCGGCAGGAGGCGGTCAACCACGCCCTGCAGCGGCTGCAGCTCAAGGGCGTCTACAGCGAGCTGTACCTGCGCTACTTCCCCGTCAGCTTCTACTGA
- a CDS encoding glycosyltransferase family 2 protein: MLPPELALLRGRGLADAHLATLARRAGPREGALARLLMEEGLVSPDAYYAALAQSLGLPFLPQGSFRADAQLELLPPRGFPGPLFCGRTPTGERLAVFAPVPESAPAIRALLARAPSLRDRLAIATPVALELAGRVAAPGLRLASERPDVSARVVLTRGQIAVLGLAVAAFCLGRLLTVEALVIFASVLVTLLGMLLGALRLLAGLSHTPSPSPARLLPDHLLPRYSVLVPLYREARVAESLARHLDALDYPRDRLEVLFLLEEDDNETRAALEPHLAPGMRILSVTGPGPRTKPRALVHGLDHARGELIAVFDGEDRPEPDQLLLAASRFAELPPSVAVLQGHLAIDHRSHRFFPRQFLLEYAGLFDCQLPWFSARGLPFPLGGTSNHFRRTALDAVGSWDPCNVTEDADLALRLVRGGWSMQMLASTTFEEAPLSWRAWHAQRSRWLKGWLQTLLVTLRDPFRLAEELRRTRLAVLLVYLLAMVVTLAAHPFFVGILLLYGSGVAGLLPRFDLLGGVVLTLAGVSVILCYASMTLLAIAGAAARSRLPSLLDLALIPAYWLAQSLAFYAAVVDLVRRPHRWQKTEHGLARRPSRMPGVQRHGKTH; the protein is encoded by the coding sequence ATGTTGCCGCCGGAGCTGGCCCTGCTGCGCGGGCGGGGTCTTGCCGATGCGCATCTGGCGACGTTGGCCCGCCGAGCCGGCCCGCGCGAGGGCGCGCTCGCCCGTCTGCTGATGGAGGAAGGGCTCGTCTCGCCCGATGCCTATTACGCGGCGCTCGCCCAGTCGCTCGGCCTGCCCTTTCTGCCGCAGGGCAGTTTCCGGGCGGATGCGCAGCTGGAACTTCTGCCACCGCGCGGGTTTCCCGGACCGCTGTTTTGCGGACGCACGCCCACGGGCGAGCGGCTCGCCGTGTTCGCGCCGGTGCCCGAGAGCGCGCCGGCGATCCGCGCGTTGCTGGCGCGCGCGCCATCTCTGCGGGACCGTCTGGCCATCGCCACCCCAGTGGCGCTCGAGCTTGCCGGCCGGGTCGCTGCACCGGGCCTGAGGCTGGCGAGCGAGCGGCCCGACGTCAGTGCCCGCGTGGTACTGACACGGGGGCAGATCGCCGTTCTTGGCCTTGCGGTCGCTGCCTTCTGCCTCGGGCGGTTGCTCACCGTGGAGGCGCTGGTCATCTTCGCCTCCGTGCTGGTGACGCTGCTCGGCATGCTGCTCGGCGCGTTGCGGCTTCTCGCCGGCCTCAGCCACACGCCCAGCCCGTCGCCGGCCCGTCTTCTCCCCGACCACCTGTTGCCGCGCTATTCGGTGCTGGTGCCGCTTTACCGCGAGGCGCGGGTGGCGGAAAGTCTCGCCCGGCACCTCGATGCCCTCGATTATCCCCGGGACCGGCTGGAGGTCCTTTTTCTGCTGGAGGAGGACGACAACGAGACCCGAGCCGCGCTGGAGCCGCATCTGGCGCCCGGCATGCGCATCCTCAGCGTGACCGGGCCGGGGCCGCGCACCAAGCCGCGCGCGCTCGTCCATGGCCTCGACCACGCGCGCGGCGAGCTCATCGCCGTCTTTGACGGGGAGGACCGGCCGGAGCCGGATCAACTGCTGCTGGCCGCCTCGCGCTTTGCCGAGCTGCCGCCATCCGTTGCGGTGCTGCAGGGGCACCTCGCTATCGACCACCGCAGCCACCGCTTCTTTCCGCGACAGTTCCTGCTGGAATATGCGGGCCTTTTCGATTGCCAGTTGCCCTGGTTTTCCGCGCGCGGCTTGCCGTTTCCGCTCGGCGGCACGTCCAACCACTTCCGCCGCACCGCGCTGGATGCGGTCGGCTCCTGGGATCCCTGCAACGTCACCGAGGATGCCGACCTTGCCCTGCGGCTGGTGCGCGGCGGCTGGTCGATGCAGATGCTCGCCTCCACCACCTTCGAGGAGGCGCCGCTCAGTTGGCGGGCCTGGCACGCGCAGCGCAGCCGCTGGCTGAAGGGCTGGCTGCAGACCCTGCTGGTGACCCTGCGCGATCCTTTCCGCCTGGCCGAGGAGCTGCGCCGCACGCGCCTTGCCGTTCTGCTCGTCTACCTTCTGGCGATGGTGGTGACGCTCGCGGCGCATCCCTTCTTTGTCGGCATCCTGTTGCTCTACGGGTCCGGCGTCGCCGGGCTGCTGCCGCGCTTCGATCTGCTCGGCGGCGTGGTGCTGACCTTGGCCGGTGTCAGCGTGATCCTGTGCTATGCCAGCATGACGCTGCTGGCGATCGCCGGGGCGGCGGCGCGCTCGCGTCTGCCGTCGCTGCTCGATCTGGCGCTGATCCCGGCCTATTGGCTGGCCCAGAGCCTTGCCTTCTACGCCGCCGTCGTCGACCTGGTGCGCCGGCCGCATCGCTGGCAGAAGACCGAGCACGGCCTTGCCCGGCGTCCGTCGCGAATGCCCGGCGTTCAAAGGCACGGCAAAACCCACTAG